AATATCCGTATCTGGAGGAACTGAGAAACGTTGCGCTCTCCGAGTTGCGCAAGCTGGAGCTCGAGCGGGACCTCGCAAAGCTTCTTAAGAAGCTCAAAAAGGAATATTCTCCCGACAAGGTCATATTGTTCGGCTCGCTGGCGAAGGGGCGAGTCTCTCCGGACGGCGACATCGACCTTTTGATAGTGAAGGAGCGCATACCGGCGCGTTACTGGGATCGCGTGAAGGAGTTTGCCCCTCTGCTTGCCGGCTGTGACGTGGGCGTTGACTATACTATCTGGACGCCGAAGGAATTGGCAGGCGAGCTGGACAAAAACGGCTTTCTGAAGGATGAGATCGTCGGGAAGGGCAGGGTGCTCTATGAGCGCGCCGCATGAGGAATGGCTGACACGCGCCGAGAACGACCTCCGTTTTGCGGAGCTTGGTCTGCGGGAGGGTTTTTATTCGCAGGTCTGTTTTCTCTCACAGCAGGTCGTGGAGAAGTGCTTCAAAGGCATGCTTGTCGCACTGGGCAGGTCTTATCCCAAGAGCCACAGCCTGCGCGAACTGGCGTCAAAGCTCCCGGAGCTTTCATTGAAGAAACACTCAGAGGCGCTGACGATCCTCGACGGTTATTATGTTCCCATCAGGTATCCCGATGCAGCCCCTGGCATGAAAGCCGGGGGGGCGCCCAATAAGGGCGAGGCGCGTGTTGCGATCGACACCGCGCGTGCGATATGGGACATCGTCACCAAGTACCTTTCAAAGAAAGGTTGATTGCAGTCATCTCCGATGCCTCCTACCAAAAAGACATTGATGGAGGGTTTTCGCCTGATGCTCGCGCGCTTCGGGCCGCGCGGCTGGTGGCCTGGCGAGACGCCGTTCGAGGTCATGGTCGGCGCGATCCTCACGCAGAATACGAACTGGAAGAATGTCGAGAAGGCGATCGCGAATTTAAAGCAAGAGGACATCCTCGATCCACACGCCATGCTGGGACTCTCTCCGCAGAGGCTCGCTTCTCTCATCAAGCCGGCCGGTTATTTCAGGGTGAAGGCAAAGCGGCTGCGATCATTCCTCAAATATTTCGTCGAAAACTACGACGGCAGCGCAAGGAAGATGGCGAAGAGGGATCTGCCGCAACTCAGAGAGGAGCTGCTCGCGGTAAACGGCATCGGACCCGAGACCGCGGACTCGATCCTGCTCTACGCACTGAAGAAGGATATTTTTGTAATCGACGCGTACACAAAGCGCATTCTCTCGCGCCATGGGCTCTGCGCTGA
This bacterium DNA region includes the following protein-coding sequences:
- a CDS encoding nucleotidyltransferase domain-containing protein — its product is MLTLMTGRSDVQLRLVGLFLRNPASRFYLRELQRTLGIPVGSLQRHLSRMKEEGVLKSEAAGPLRFFSLNPEYPYLEELRNVALSELRKLELERDLAKLLKKLKKEYSPDKVILFGSLAKGRVSPDGDIDLLIVKERIPARYWDRVKEFAPLLAGCDVGVDYTIWTPKELAGELDKNGFLKDEIVGKGRVLYERAA
- a CDS encoding HEPN domain-containing protein, translating into MSAPHEEWLTRAENDLRFAELGLREGFYSQVCFLSQQVVEKCFKGMLVALGRSYPKSHSLRELASKLPELSLKKHSEALTILDGYYVPIRYPDAAPGMKAGGAPNKGEARVAIDTARAIWDIVTKYLSKKG
- a CDS encoding endonuclease III domain-containing protein, whose protein sequence is MEGFRLMLARFGPRGWWPGETPFEVMVGAILTQNTNWKNVEKAIANLKQEDILDPHAMLGLSPQRLASLIKPAGYFRVKAKRLRSFLKYFVENYDGSARKMAKRDLPQLREELLAVNGIGPETADSILLYALKKDIFVIDAYTKRILSRHGLCAEEDCYDDLQALFMDRIEKDIPLYNEYHALIVETGKDFCRTSPRCAECPLNGWNNLP